The following proteins come from a genomic window of Corallococcus sp. NCRR:
- a CDS encoding S8 family peptidase produces the protein MLKSTLSPLRLRGAVMAVSLLALAPAAGAAPSLAPRALLAKPTGRELPAGTFVERLVVKFHEGSHVRLRDNALRALSSERSADERALLSGLRLDAARVEADLAEVVALLDRAPRIGALDRVFQAEEATLDASKASGERASGEQLADLNLYFEVPLLPGTTADTVADLVAALNRVGSVETAYAAPPPEPAMVNFAMEAGLRALLSAADLPPTTPAYQSAQGYLGAAPSGINATYAWTQTGGRGTNVKIVDIEGGWRTSHEDFPTFFRIGGTQYNDLGWRNHGTAVLGEIVGANNSYGVTGIASAASPGVEAIGAQSAASAITNAAAAAGAGGVILIELHAGGPSDGTACTCNTSQCNYIAMEYWQDNYDAIRNATANGVVVVEAAGNGSANLDAAAYGGRFNPATRDSGAILVGASTSTTRVPMCWTNYGQRVNVHAWGEKVVTTGYGDRFGSGYGEDQYYTSTFSGTSSASPIVVGAAVSAQGVAKANGRLLTSVQMRGLLRNNGTAQASDSRQIGPLPDLAKALPKVISGNY, from the coding sequence ATGCTGAAGTCGACGCTGTCCCCGCTCCGCCTGCGTGGCGCGGTCATGGCTGTGTCCCTGCTGGCGTTGGCCCCCGCTGCTGGCGCCGCCCCCTCGCTGGCGCCGCGCGCGCTCCTCGCGAAGCCCACGGGGCGTGAGCTGCCCGCGGGGACGTTCGTGGAGCGGCTGGTGGTGAAGTTCCACGAGGGCAGCCACGTGCGCCTGCGCGACAACGCGCTGCGCGCCCTGTCCTCGGAGCGCAGCGCGGACGAGCGAGCGCTGCTGTCCGGCCTGCGCCTGGACGCCGCGCGCGTGGAGGCGGACCTGGCGGAGGTGGTGGCGCTGTTGGATCGCGCGCCGCGCATCGGGGCGCTGGACCGGGTGTTCCAGGCGGAGGAGGCCACGCTGGACGCGAGCAAGGCGTCCGGTGAGCGCGCGAGCGGCGAGCAACTGGCGGACCTGAACCTGTACTTCGAAGTTCCGCTGCTGCCCGGCACCACCGCGGACACCGTGGCGGACCTGGTGGCGGCGCTCAACCGCGTGGGCAGCGTGGAGACGGCCTATGCGGCGCCGCCCCCGGAGCCGGCGATGGTGAACTTCGCCATGGAGGCGGGGCTGCGCGCGCTCTTGTCCGCGGCGGACCTGCCGCCCACCACGCCCGCGTACCAGTCCGCCCAGGGCTACCTGGGCGCGGCGCCCTCCGGCATCAACGCGACCTACGCGTGGACGCAGACGGGCGGCCGGGGCACCAACGTGAAGATCGTGGACATCGAGGGTGGCTGGCGCACGTCCCACGAGGACTTCCCCACGTTCTTCCGCATTGGCGGCACGCAGTACAACGACCTGGGCTGGCGCAATCACGGCACCGCGGTGCTGGGTGAAATCGTGGGCGCGAACAACAGCTACGGCGTGACGGGCATCGCCAGCGCGGCGTCGCCGGGCGTGGAGGCCATTGGCGCGCAGAGCGCCGCGAGCGCCATCACCAACGCGGCGGCGGCGGCGGGCGCGGGCGGCGTCATCCTCATCGAGCTGCACGCGGGCGGGCCCTCGGACGGCACGGCCTGCACGTGCAACACGTCCCAGTGCAACTACATCGCGATGGAGTACTGGCAGGACAACTACGACGCCATCCGCAACGCCACCGCCAACGGCGTCGTCGTGGTGGAGGCGGCGGGCAACGGCAGCGCGAACCTGGACGCGGCGGCCTACGGCGGGCGGTTCAACCCGGCCACGCGCGACTCGGGCGCCATCCTGGTGGGCGCCAGCACCTCCACCACGCGCGTGCCCATGTGCTGGACCAACTATGGCCAGCGCGTGAACGTGCACGCCTGGGGTGAGAAGGTCGTCACCACCGGCTACGGCGACCGCTTCGGCAGCGGCTACGGCGAGGACCAGTACTACACGTCCACCTTCAGCGGCACCTCCAGCGCGTCCCCCATCGTCGTGGGCGCCGCGGTCAGCGCGCAGGGCGTGGCGAAGGCCAACGGCCGGCTGCTGACGTCCGTGCAGATGCGCGGCCTCTTGCGCAACAACGGCACGGCGCAGGCCTCCGACAGCCGGCAGATTGGCCCGCTGCCGGACCTGGCGAAGGCCCTGCCCAAGGTCATCTCCGGCAACTACTGA
- a CDS encoding CoA-binding protein produces MSHDEYLIETEAGVKHVVQEARRVAVLGIKTEDHSAQPAYYVPEYLAKAGVDVVPVPVYYPDAKVILGKPVYRKLVDIPGDIDLVDVFRRPGDIDQHVDDIIAKKPKAVWFQSGIRNDAAAKKLAAAGIRVVQDRCLMVDHRRYSGR; encoded by the coding sequence ATGAGCCACGACGAGTACCTCATCGAGACCGAAGCGGGTGTGAAGCACGTGGTGCAGGAAGCCCGGCGGGTGGCCGTGCTGGGCATCAAGACGGAGGACCACTCCGCCCAGCCCGCGTACTACGTGCCGGAGTACCTGGCGAAGGCGGGCGTGGACGTGGTGCCGGTGCCCGTCTACTACCCGGACGCGAAGGTGATTCTTGGCAAGCCGGTGTACCGCAAGCTGGTGGACATCCCGGGCGACATCGACCTGGTGGACGTGTTCCGCAGGCCCGGTGACATCGACCAGCACGTGGACGACATCATCGCGAAGAAGCCCAAGGCGGTGTGGTTCCAGTCCGGCATCCGCAACGACGCCGCGGCGAAGAAGCTGGCCGCCGCCGGCATCCGCGTGGTGCAGGACCGCTGCCTGATGGTGGACCACCGCCGCTACAGCGGGCGCTGA
- a CDS encoding patatin-like phospholipase family protein, with amino-acid sequence MAPSSTLHSLLEGKRFGLVLSAGYFGFYGHAGFLKGLHASGLKPHAYAGTSAGGMVAAYAAAGMPMPQLEELVLRQTRANFWDPDPIGAVLNVASQGHGFTGLLKGERFRRLLEDTLPVSTFEDLPHPLLLTVANLTHGTHQAFTTGELAPRVHATCAYPGLFRAVPLDGQLFWDGGLVDKAPALSLQESAIGKDLDAILVHYLPSRTRKVVGGPMAYPQGLAAGSAALRRDHFRLQLTVLQTRNVPVYVVVSNLPPVTPATLERGFDALDQARLSAERALARPPVPFEQST; translated from the coding sequence ATGGCTCCCTCCTCCACGCTCCACTCCCTGCTCGAAGGCAAGCGGTTCGGACTGGTCCTCTCCGCGGGCTACTTCGGGTTCTACGGCCATGCGGGTTTCCTGAAGGGGCTGCACGCCTCCGGCCTGAAGCCCCACGCCTACGCGGGCACGTCCGCGGGCGGGATGGTGGCGGCGTACGCGGCGGCGGGCATGCCCATGCCGCAGTTGGAGGAGCTGGTGCTGCGCCAGACGCGGGCCAACTTCTGGGACCCGGACCCCATTGGCGCGGTGCTGAACGTGGCGTCCCAGGGGCACGGCTTCACGGGCCTGCTCAAGGGCGAGCGCTTCCGGCGCCTCTTGGAGGACACGCTGCCGGTGTCCACCTTCGAGGACCTGCCGCACCCGCTGCTGCTCACCGTGGCCAACCTCACCCACGGCACGCACCAGGCGTTCACCACCGGGGAGCTGGCCCCGCGCGTCCACGCCACCTGCGCGTACCCCGGCCTCTTCCGCGCGGTGCCGCTGGACGGCCAGCTGTTCTGGGACGGCGGCCTGGTGGACAAGGCGCCCGCGCTGTCGCTCCAGGAGAGCGCCATTGGCAAGGACCTGGACGCCATCCTCGTGCACTACCTGCCCAGCCGGACGCGCAAGGTGGTGGGCGGCCCCATGGCCTATCCGCAGGGGCTGGCCGCCGGGTCCGCCGCCCTGAGGCGCGACCACTTCCGCCTCCAGCTCACCGTGCTCCAGACGCGCAACGTGCCCGTCTACGTCGTCGTCTCCAACCTGCCGCCGGTGACGCCGGCCACGCTGGAGCGCGGCTTCGATGCGTTGGATCAGGCCCGGCTGTCCGCCGAGCGCGCCCTGGCCCGGCCCCCGGTGCCGTTCGAGCAGAGCACCTGA
- the metH gene encoding methionine synthase, with product MTSHIAQPLPLPPGEHGQRVEALQAAMRERILVLDGAMGTLLQGHHLVAADFGGAEYEGCNEHLVLTRPDVIEGIHAKYFAAGADVTETDSFGGTPVVLAEFELGHKAMEINIAASRLALNAAKAAEARDGRMRWVAGSIGPTTKAISVTGGITFEELVDNFAVQAEGLAVGGSDYLLVETAQDTRNVKAALLGIDRAFRKLGWKLPVAVSGTIEPMGTMLAGQSVESLATSLEHTDLLYLGLNCATGPDFMTDHIRSLSSMSPFPVSCVPNAGLPDENGQYLESPEMIARSLRRFCDSGWINVVGGCCGTHAGHIEALAAAVKGLKPRTEVPKPRSSLSGVDYLEVTDEQRPIIVGERTNVIGSKKFKELIVAGAFDDASEIARAQVRRAAQVIDICLANPDRDELEDMRHFLEVVVKKVRVPLMIDSTDEKVIAMALTYCQGKAIINSVNLEDGEERFEKVVPLAKAFGAALVVGCIDEVGMAVTRDRKLAVAERSYELLTQKYGMRPEDLYFDPLVFPCASGDAQYTGSGVETIEGVRLIKQRFPQCRTVLGISNVSFGLPTAGREVLNSVFLYHCVQAGLDMALVNSEKLERYPSLPEEERKLSEDLIYNRGTDPVTPFAAHFRERKPARAQVSSLPLNERLQRYIIEGTRDGLTADLDLAMNEMAPLDIINGPLMKGMDEVGRLFGANELIVAEVLQSAESMKAAVSHLEPHMSQTQAASRGKIVLATVKGDVHDIGKNLVEIILANNGFQVVNLGIKVPPEQLVLAVKEHRPDILGLSGLLVKSAHQMVATAEDLKRAGVETPILVGGAALSRNFVDRNIAPAYGGGTVAYAQDAMNGLELAKQIVEPGSHAKLRDDLAARRLKLAQEAKDRPAPAAPVRRSRSTEVPVLDVVPPAPDFARHVLTNTPLDHIWKFINPVMLYGRHLGLRTSSRALGTPAEAELAKTEEGRKALALKEAVEELKTLLRGGVMHARSVFQFFKAASDGDRVLLFDGTTGEPVTSFDFPRQDKDNGLCLADYVRPLENGKPVDALSLFVTTAGAGIRELSEGFKAKGEFLKMHAVQALALETAEGYAELLHTQLRSMWGFPDRADMTMLERFRAEYTGKRYSFGYPACPRLEDQTKLFAALKPEEIGVQLTDGCMMEPEASVSAIVFHHPGATYFSVT from the coding sequence ATGACGAGCCACATCGCCCAACCCCTGCCGCTTCCTCCCGGGGAGCACGGCCAGCGCGTGGAGGCGCTCCAGGCCGCGATGCGCGAGCGCATCCTGGTGCTGGATGGCGCCATGGGCACGCTCCTGCAGGGGCACCACCTGGTGGCGGCGGACTTCGGCGGCGCGGAGTACGAGGGCTGCAACGAGCACCTGGTCCTCACCCGCCCGGACGTCATCGAGGGCATCCACGCGAAGTACTTCGCCGCGGGCGCGGACGTGACGGAGACGGACAGCTTCGGCGGCACGCCGGTGGTGCTGGCGGAGTTCGAGCTGGGCCACAAGGCGATGGAGATCAACATCGCCGCGTCCCGCCTGGCGCTCAACGCCGCCAAGGCCGCGGAGGCGAGGGACGGCCGGATGCGCTGGGTGGCGGGCTCCATTGGCCCCACCACCAAGGCCATCAGCGTCACGGGCGGCATCACCTTCGAGGAGCTGGTGGACAACTTCGCCGTGCAGGCCGAAGGGCTCGCGGTGGGCGGCTCCGACTACCTGCTGGTGGAGACGGCGCAGGACACGCGCAACGTGAAGGCGGCGCTCCTGGGCATCGACCGGGCCTTCAGGAAGCTGGGCTGGAAGTTGCCGGTGGCGGTGTCCGGCACCATCGAGCCCATGGGCACGATGCTCGCGGGCCAGTCCGTGGAGAGCCTGGCCACGTCGCTGGAGCACACGGACCTGCTGTACCTGGGGCTCAACTGCGCCACGGGTCCGGACTTCATGACGGACCACATCCGCTCGCTGTCCTCCATGAGCCCGTTCCCGGTGTCGTGCGTGCCCAACGCGGGCCTGCCGGACGAGAACGGCCAGTACCTGGAGTCGCCGGAGATGATTGCCCGGTCGCTGCGGCGCTTCTGTGACAGCGGTTGGATCAACGTGGTGGGCGGCTGTTGCGGCACGCACGCGGGCCACATCGAGGCGCTCGCCGCCGCGGTGAAGGGGCTCAAGCCGCGCACGGAGGTGCCCAAGCCGCGCTCGTCGCTGTCCGGCGTGGACTACCTGGAGGTGACGGACGAGCAGCGCCCCATCATCGTGGGCGAGCGCACCAACGTCATCGGCAGCAAGAAGTTCAAGGAGCTCATCGTCGCGGGCGCGTTCGACGACGCGTCGGAGATTGCCCGCGCCCAGGTGCGGCGCGCGGCGCAGGTCATCGACATCTGCCTGGCGAACCCGGACCGGGATGAGCTGGAGGACATGCGCCACTTCCTGGAGGTCGTGGTCAAGAAGGTGCGCGTGCCGCTGATGATCGACTCGACGGACGAGAAGGTCATCGCCATGGCGCTCACGTACTGCCAGGGCAAGGCCATCATCAACTCCGTCAACCTGGAGGACGGCGAGGAGCGCTTCGAGAAGGTCGTCCCGCTGGCGAAGGCGTTCGGCGCGGCGCTGGTGGTGGGCTGCATCGACGAGGTCGGCATGGCCGTCACGCGCGACCGCAAGCTCGCCGTGGCCGAGCGCAGCTACGAACTGCTCACCCAGAAGTACGGCATGCGCCCGGAGGACCTCTACTTCGACCCGCTCGTGTTCCCCTGCGCCTCCGGTGACGCGCAGTACACCGGCAGCGGCGTGGAGACGATTGAAGGCGTGCGGCTGATCAAACAGCGCTTCCCCCAGTGCCGCACGGTGCTGGGCATCAGCAACGTGTCCTTCGGCCTGCCCACCGCGGGCCGCGAGGTGCTCAACTCCGTGTTCCTGTACCACTGCGTGCAGGCGGGCCTGGACATGGCGCTCGTCAACTCGGAGAAGCTGGAGCGCTACCCGTCGCTGCCGGAAGAGGAGCGCAAGCTCTCCGAGGACCTCATCTACAACCGGGGCACGGACCCCGTGACGCCCTTCGCGGCGCACTTCCGCGAGCGCAAGCCCGCGAGAGCGCAGGTGAGCAGCCTGCCGCTGAACGAGCGGCTCCAGCGCTACATCATCGAGGGCACGCGCGACGGCCTCACCGCGGACCTGGACCTGGCGATGAACGAGATGGCGCCGCTGGACATCATCAACGGGCCGCTGATGAAGGGCATGGACGAGGTGGGCCGGCTCTTCGGCGCCAACGAGCTCATCGTCGCGGAGGTGCTCCAGAGCGCGGAGTCCATGAAGGCGGCGGTGAGCCACCTGGAGCCGCACATGAGCCAGACCCAGGCGGCGTCGCGCGGGAAGATCGTGCTCGCGACGGTGAAGGGGGACGTGCACGACATCGGCAAGAACCTGGTGGAGATCATCCTCGCCAACAATGGCTTCCAGGTGGTGAACCTGGGCATCAAGGTCCCGCCCGAGCAACTGGTGCTCGCGGTGAAGGAGCACCGGCCGGACATCCTGGGCCTGTCGGGCCTGCTGGTGAAGAGCGCGCACCAGATGGTGGCCACCGCGGAGGACCTGAAGCGCGCGGGCGTGGAGACGCCCATCCTGGTGGGCGGCGCCGCGCTCAGCCGCAACTTCGTGGACCGCAACATCGCCCCGGCCTACGGCGGCGGCACGGTGGCCTACGCGCAGGACGCGATGAACGGCCTGGAGCTGGCGAAGCAGATTGTGGAACCGGGCTCGCACGCGAAGCTGCGGGACGACCTGGCCGCGCGGCGGCTGAAGCTGGCGCAGGAGGCGAAGGACCGGCCCGCGCCCGCGGCCCCGGTGCGCCGCTCGCGCAGCACGGAGGTGCCGGTGCTGGACGTGGTGCCGCCCGCGCCGGACTTCGCGCGGCACGTGCTCACCAACACGCCGCTGGATCACATCTGGAAGTTCATCAACCCGGTGATGCTCTACGGCCGCCACCTGGGCCTGCGCACGTCGTCGCGCGCGCTGGGCACTCCGGCGGAAGCGGAGCTGGCGAAGACGGAGGAGGGCCGCAAGGCGCTGGCGCTGAAGGAGGCGGTGGAGGAGCTGAAGACGCTGCTCCGTGGCGGCGTGATGCATGCGCGCTCGGTGTTCCAGTTCTTCAAGGCGGCCAGCGACGGCGACCGCGTGCTGCTCTTCGACGGCACGACGGGAGAGCCGGTGACGTCCTTCGACTTCCCCCGGCAGGACAAGGACAACGGCCTGTGCCTGGCGGACTACGTGAGGCCGCTGGAGAACGGCAAGCCGGTGGACGCGCTCTCGCTGTTCGTCACCACCGCGGGCGCGGGCATCCGCGAGCTGTCGGAAGGGTTCAAGGCGAAGGGCGAGTTCCTCAAGATGCACGCGGTGCAGGCGCTGGCGCTGGAGACCGCGGAGGGCTACGCGGAGCTCCTGCACACGCAGCTGCGCAGCATGTGGGGCTTCCCGGACCGCGCGGACATGACGATGCTGGAGCGCTTCCGCGCGGAGTACACTGGCAAGCGCTACTCGTTCGGATACCCGGCGTGTCCGCGCCTGGAAGACCAGACGAAGCTGTTCGCCGCGCTCAAGCCGGAGGAGATCGGCGTGCAGCTCACCGACGGCTGCATGATGGAGCCCGAGGCGAGCGTGTCCGCCATCGTCTTCCACCACCCGGGTGCCACGTACTTCTCCGTGACGTGA
- a CDS encoding DUF2934 domain-containing protein translates to MARQNAQKSQPNPALKAAPERTEDKKPVATASASTNRTAAPTQEQIARRAYEIFQARGGTHGNPEQDWHQAERELRLGRQ, encoded by the coding sequence ATGGCCCGTCAGAACGCGCAGAAGTCGCAACCGAACCCGGCCCTCAAGGCCGCGCCGGAGCGGACCGAGGACAAGAAGCCGGTGGCCACGGCGAGCGCGTCCACGAACAGGACCGCCGCGCCCACGCAGGAGCAGATCGCCCGCCGCGCCTACGAAATCTTCCAGGCCCGGGGCGGCACGCACGGCAACCCCGAGCAGGACTGGCACCAGGCGGAGCGCGAGCTGCGGCTCGGCCGTCAGTAG
- a CDS encoding DUF2795 domain-containing protein: MAYGKAEDPSRSITPHLDGVEYPATREELVEAAADNEAPVDIINILKSLPQTEYMLREHVLRDLAEAERRFGMNGLKDDDGVDRDRRNIGRDRIEGASEGETRHP, from the coding sequence ATGGCTTACGGAAAGGCGGAGGATCCCTCGCGCTCCATCACCCCGCACCTGGATGGGGTGGAGTACCCGGCGACGCGCGAGGAACTCGTCGAGGCCGCCGCGGACAACGAGGCCCCGGTCGACATCATCAACATCCTCAAGTCCCTGCCACAGACGGAGTACATGCTGCGTGAGCACGTGCTGCGCGACCTGGCGGAGGCTGAGCGCCGCTTCGGGATGAACGGCCTGAAGGACGACGATGGCGTGGACCGCGACCGGCGCAACATCGGACGCGACCGCATCGAGGGTGCCTCCGAGGGCGAGACGCGCCACCCCTAG
- a CDS encoding ATP-grasp domain-containing protein, with protein sequence MILLMGPVDELVTSFFLAHLTDTQREYLFVDQRHLGSQVRLDLDLDQAPGSRAARRLRGAVCFPTWRVDLEDISGIFSRLGTGGVREHVTPEVRAERAHANALMDLFHGPVANRPTAMVSNNSKPCQYAAILAAGLSVPDTLAGGDWRLWEPFARGLTGDPVIKSVSDERSLVKQVTWDDTRAAFLPGRPPPPHQFQQRISGTNVRVHVVGGREVFACRAESQALDYRHPDMTGHPVHLRATLLPEPVADACRRLSSALGLHLSGIDLIEPPGGSADPRDWVCLEVNTCPGFMWFEQHTGLPIAQALARSLEAPLAS encoded by the coding sequence GTGATCTTGTTGATGGGTCCCGTCGATGAGCTGGTGACGTCCTTCTTCCTCGCGCACCTCACCGACACGCAGCGCGAGTACCTCTTCGTGGACCAGCGGCACCTGGGCTCGCAGGTGCGACTGGATCTGGATCTGGACCAGGCGCCGGGGTCTCGCGCCGCGAGGAGGCTGCGCGGAGCGGTGTGCTTCCCCACCTGGCGCGTCGACCTGGAGGACATCTCCGGCATCTTTTCGCGCCTGGGCACGGGGGGCGTCCGCGAACACGTGACGCCGGAGGTCCGCGCCGAGCGGGCCCATGCGAACGCCCTCATGGACCTCTTCCACGGCCCGGTGGCCAACCGCCCCACGGCGATGGTGTCCAACAACAGCAAGCCCTGTCAGTACGCCGCCATCCTCGCCGCGGGCCTGAGCGTGCCCGACACCCTGGCGGGCGGTGACTGGCGGCTGTGGGAGCCCTTCGCCCGCGGCCTGACGGGGGACCCCGTCATCAAGTCCGTCAGCGACGAGCGCTCCCTCGTGAAACAGGTCACCTGGGATGACACCCGGGCCGCGTTCCTGCCGGGACGGCCTCCGCCGCCCCACCAGTTCCAGCAGCGCATCAGCGGCACCAACGTGCGCGTCCACGTCGTGGGAGGGCGTGAAGTCTTCGCCTGCCGCGCGGAGTCGCAGGCCCTGGACTACCGGCACCCGGACATGACCGGCCACCCGGTGCACCTGCGCGCCACCCTCCTGCCGGAGCCCGTGGCCGACGCGTGCCGGCGCCTGTCCTCCGCGCTCGGCCTCCACCTCTCGGGCATCGACCTCATCGAGCCCCCCGGCGGCTCCGCCGACCCGCGCGATTGGGTATGCCTGGAGGTCAATACCTGCCCCGGTTTCATGTGGTTCGAGCAGCACACGGGCCTTCCCATCGCCCAGGCCCTTGCGCGCTCGCTGGAAGCCCCGCTAGCATCATGA
- a CDS encoding ArsR/SmtB family transcription factor, translating to MDVLSQSFRVLGDTTRLRILRLVAQAPLNVTELVSLVGVAQSSVSHHLSKLKGLGLIREERQAGFTYYSLALESDDSRWPLVRLAREAEDAAGDSARLNDLLRAREDRQALNERLLEPGQSWFLWAGALASLLPPLDVADFGCGTGVFSRAMARWARHVWAIDQSEDALSQARTLAQRDALTNITFLREDLHRLSLKGACMDLVVISQSLHHVEAPAAVVSEAARLLKPGGRLVVLELMPHEEKWVLERLGHRHMGFSPEVLEAALREAGFTSFTRETHARDGASPFRVFLLTGVKPS from the coding sequence ATGGACGTCCTCTCCCAATCCTTCCGTGTCCTGGGGGACACGACCCGGCTGCGCATCCTGCGGTTGGTGGCCCAGGCGCCGCTGAACGTGACGGAGCTCGTGTCGCTGGTGGGGGTGGCCCAGTCGTCGGTGTCGCATCACCTGTCGAAGCTGAAGGGGCTGGGGCTCATCCGCGAGGAGCGGCAGGCGGGCTTCACCTACTACTCGCTGGCGCTGGAGTCGGATGACTCGCGCTGGCCGCTCGTCCGGCTGGCGCGCGAGGCGGAGGACGCGGCGGGGGACTCCGCGCGGCTCAACGATTTGCTGCGCGCGCGGGAGGACCGGCAGGCGCTCAACGAGCGGCTGCTGGAGCCCGGCCAGTCGTGGTTCCTCTGGGCGGGGGCGCTGGCGTCGCTGTTGCCGCCGCTGGACGTGGCGGACTTTGGCTGCGGCACGGGCGTGTTCAGCCGGGCCATGGCGCGGTGGGCTCGGCACGTGTGGGCCATTGACCAGAGCGAGGACGCGCTGTCCCAGGCGCGCACCCTGGCCCAGCGTGACGCGCTCACCAACATCACGTTCCTGCGCGAGGACCTGCACCGGCTGTCGCTCAAGGGCGCGTGCATGGACCTGGTGGTGATTTCGCAGAGCCTGCACCACGTGGAGGCGCCCGCCGCGGTGGTGTCGGAAGCCGCACGCCTGCTCAAGCCCGGCGGACGGCTGGTGGTGCTGGAGCTGATGCCGCACGAAGAGAAGTGGGTGCTGGAGCGGCTGGGGCACCGTCACATGGGCTTTTCGCCCGAAGTCCTGGAAGCGGCCCTTCGCGAGGCCGGTTTCACGTCGTTCACCCGCGAGACGCACGCGCGCGACGGGGCCAGTCCCTTCCGCGTCTTCCTGCTGACCGGAGTCAAACCGTCATGA
- the mutY gene encoding A/G-specific adenine glycosylase, translating into MSPRKRTDSAALPAPVSPERHAAIHGPLLSWYDRNKRDLPWRRTRDPYAIWLSEVMLQQTQVSTVIPYWERFLARFPTVKALASAPLDDVLSGWKGLGYYSRARNLHRAAQEVVERFGGKLPSTAEELLTLPGFGRYTAGAVASIAFGEEAPIVDGNVARVLSRLFEVEGLPGDRDREATLWALASALVKGPRPGDFNQALMEHGATVCRPESPLCLLCPVRDACIAFKKGRVDELPPAKVRAAPRKLFLALAVWPHAGTLLFARRADKGLFGGLWELPAVEVEEDTSEAEATERLATTLGAPLTLEGTLDSVRRQLTHRDLTLRLLRVTGGKRPTQSAAFQELRWCTPQEAEALGMSTAMQRALDAALGHGVLGADSAPVKKTAARVSRKATGR; encoded by the coding sequence ATGAGCCCACGCAAGCGCACCGACAGCGCGGCACTCCCCGCCCCCGTCTCCCCTGAACGCCACGCCGCCATCCATGGTCCGCTGCTCTCCTGGTACGACCGGAACAAGCGCGACCTGCCCTGGCGCCGCACGCGCGACCCGTACGCCATCTGGCTCAGCGAGGTCATGCTCCAGCAGACGCAGGTGTCCACGGTCATCCCGTACTGGGAGCGTTTCCTCGCGCGCTTTCCCACGGTGAAGGCCCTGGCCTCCGCGCCCCTGGACGACGTGCTCTCCGGGTGGAAGGGGCTGGGCTACTACTCGCGCGCGCGCAACCTGCACCGGGCCGCGCAAGAGGTGGTGGAGCGCTTTGGCGGAAAGCTCCCGTCCACGGCGGAGGAGCTGCTCACCCTGCCCGGCTTCGGGCGCTACACCGCCGGGGCCGTGGCCTCCATCGCCTTCGGTGAAGAGGCGCCCATCGTGGACGGCAACGTGGCGCGCGTGCTGTCGCGCCTCTTCGAGGTGGAGGGCCTGCCCGGAGACCGCGACCGCGAGGCCACGCTCTGGGCGCTGGCCTCCGCGCTGGTGAAGGGCCCGCGGCCTGGAGACTTCAACCAGGCGCTGATGGAGCACGGCGCCACGGTGTGCCGGCCGGAGTCCCCGCTGTGTCTCTTGTGCCCCGTGCGCGACGCGTGCATCGCGTTCAAGAAGGGCCGCGTGGACGAGCTGCCTCCAGCCAAGGTGCGCGCCGCGCCCCGCAAGCTGTTCCTGGCGCTGGCCGTGTGGCCGCACGCGGGCACGCTCCTCTTCGCGCGTCGCGCGGACAAGGGCCTCTTCGGCGGCCTGTGGGAGCTGCCCGCCGTGGAGGTGGAGGAGGACACGTCCGAGGCGGAGGCGACGGAGCGGCTGGCCACGACGCTGGGCGCGCCGCTCACGCTGGAGGGCACGCTGGACAGCGTGCGCCGGCAGCTCACCCACCGCGATCTCACGCTGCGGCTGTTGCGCGTGACGGGCGGCAAGCGCCCCACGCAGTCCGCCGCGTTCCAGGAGCTGCGCTGGTGCACGCCGCAGGAGGCGGAGGCGCTGGGCATGAGCACCGCGATGCAGCGCGCGCTCGACGCGGCGCTGGGGCACGGCGTGCTGGGTGCCGACTCCGCGCCCGTGAAGAAGACAGCGGCCCGCGTCTCCCGGAAGGCAACCGGCCGCTGA